The Malus domestica chromosome 08, GDT2T_hap1 genomic interval accctaatagctctcatagagaaaaataagtttttctattgatggatggtgattttggagttttgaatcctccaaccaAGGTATAACTCAATTTATGAAAGAAGTTTTTTCATTTAGGATAGTTTGAGTTACTATCTACCTGGATTCCAAACGCCAAATATAACGCAGTTTGTTGCTAGTTAATCATAATCAGGAAAGCAACAATTTCCCGATTACATTACACCGTTAGGGAACATATATAGTTCGAGATCAGATTAACAATTAAGCTCAAACAGTTCCACAATACAACATAACAAGGGGACATTTTTTCAAAGCTTCTCACAAGATATGAGGTCCGAATATCTGCTGAGAGAAAACATTGCACCTCCAAAGATGTCCGCTGAGCTCTTTAGGTTGGGATTTCGATATTGTAATTTGCAGTAGTTTCAAGGTACTGGTTGTTGCCAAAAGTAGATAAGAGCCAAAATTTCTGCTGCATCTTTCCAAGAATTCTTAAGATCATATTCTTCAAAAAGGCTAGTGCTGCTGAAACCAATATTTGGTTATCACATATCGTGCTCCACCGGTACTCAAGAATCCATGTATTCGGATCTAGCTACACAACTGAGGCACCCCAACTTCTCTGCACCCAGGAAGTGTTTGGCTTCCGAATCACATACCTATCGACCTTTCCATCCGACCACTTCTCAACAACACCAATGTGGCAAGAAAATAGTATATGTTTGTACATCATGACACAAAACTCAAAATATCTCAAGGCTGACCATACAACACTAACATAAATAATCTAGTAAAAACGATTTCAGCTTTACCTATGTGACTATGCCAGATAAGATTGTGAAAGACCGGGAAGAAAACTCACTCGTGAGCAACCCGGCGGTCTGCAAACcatcctaaaatttcaagtttatcaCCGAATAATGCTGAATTGCTATTAAACTTGCATATTTATACAATGTGCAATGTGAGCTTAGAAGCAAACCATCCTAACATTTCAAGTTTGTGAATTTTGGAACAGACATTTCAAGTTTATCACCGAATAATGCTGAATTGCTATTAAACTTGTAAAGCAGAAGTTTGATTACCAAGTACCTGACTCATGTCCTATATAGAACTAGGATAGCTACAATTTGAAACCCTCCCAGGAACAAGACCCTACATCTCTTTCTGCAAGAACCTCAGCTTGCCATTCATATCATCCACAACCCAAGATTTTCACTAACATTTCTCACCATCTCCGGCGACAAAATGGGTTTCAATGCACCTGAAACCATCATATAAAACCCGCACATCGCCACATAAACCAAGCTTAAACCATAAATCAATCTCCAAAACTCACACCCAAAACCCCATTCTTAgtcttcttctttgatttcAATCTTACATTTGTTGAAGAGTcaatgggtgtaaaaataaatccacatattgaattgagtttatgggggtatattaggtattaaatttgggtttaaagagatattaatagtttagttaaaaattaAATGGGTGCAAAGAGTAACTTGGGTGTATAAATaggttagatgagtttaaataaaatttctcatttctttttaattttcaagttgttaaaaaaataggtagacgggtgaaaaaaaaagagtaaacgggttaaaaatgggtaaacgggtatgcggttatggttaaatgggtatgcggttatgggtaaatggatatgtggttatgagtatggttaaccgtttataaacggttatgagtatggATATACCCGTTTATGTaaatacccaacgggtaaacggttatgcgggtaaaAACTTAAACGGTtatataaccgcggttacccgtccgccataaccgttgcccatctcTAATCCGGACGGGCTGTTTAGGATCCTTTCCTCTTCTTTCTATTGAGCCAAAACCTGGGGGAGCTTTAGCACTCTCTTGATCAGTTCAGACATACCAGCATTCTACTGAGAAATCACCAGACGATTCCAATGTTTTAGTCCTTGGAAGAAACAGGTCAAGTTCTCTATCAAATGATTATATACATCGGTTTATATCATAGTGATTTTTGTGTACCATCTACGTTTTAATGATTGATTCAAGCGTTTGGCTTAGATTAGTTCTATTTTTACAATTTATGAGAACACATAGTTGTTTGTATGTATAAAttgttcaaaaaagaaaaaagtaaaatGCAAACTCTGGAATcatttgatttgaaaatttaagGGCAGTTTGATAACTATTTAATCGATGAAAGCattcaaaatcaaaatttattttaagttGTGCACTtttaagattttattttctttcatttttctttttttcgtcCTCTCTTGGTGCCATTCTTCATCTCCCCTTTcctcatatctcaagcatgAAAAGTACAAATCAACAAACAAAGATGGAATGATTATTGCTGGAATGTACCTAAGAGGATAGTTGGACCAACAAATTGGTCAAGGATTAAAATGGCAAATATCTAAATGTGGAAACCAGAAACTCTAACAAGAACCAAACAAATTTTGAAGTTCAACGTTGTGTTTCACGAAATTGGATAACTCAAGTGTACCAAAACAACGTACCCTATATGTTGTTTTAACTGAGGACTTTTGACTGACATGATCTTTAATTTCAATTTCTAATTGCTGAAATTATCAAAAATTAAATATCGACGACATAATGATCAAACATtaataaaatagaaataaaagatTGACGATAAAGTGATCATGTATTGATAACATACTAAACAATGATTATTTTAGCAATTGAGATTTGAAAATTAATCATATATCTGCAACATACTAAAAAGTCATTTCACCAGAATTTCCAACAAGTAAATCTTCGTTATTAAATtgttaaacaaaaaatttaacaatCGAAAATTTCGGTGCATAAGATTTTCTCGAAACATACTAGAAAATATGTTGATTAGGGTAACCCACTCTTTGAAAATTAATCATATATTGACAACATACTAAAAAGTCATTTCACCAGAATTTCCGATGAAATTTCGGTGCATTAAATTTTCTCCAAACATACTAGAAAATATGTCGATTAGGCCAACTCATTAACTCTTTGAATCCCCAAAAGCCACACAGAAGTCTGCCATGGAATTTCGAGTCAAAAATATACTCTTTGTATTAAATGCCAAGTATTTCAATGAATGCAGAATTCAAATTCACATGGTTTGTTAATGAAGGCCAAAGAAAGACCTTTAGTAGTACCAATCAATGCCCAAAAATAGTTGACATGCATAAACACTGAAAAGGtcatttttgtccttttatGGAGAGATTTAGCTCGACTTGTTCAAACATTTTtacttttgaatttcttttctACCCATTCACAATTGCGTAAGCAAAACAAAATCCAACCTTCATCTTTAGAATTTCTTTTCTACCCCCttgctctttctctctcttcattcTGCAACTCGATCTTTCTTTCTcactctccattttcttccaaacATAGAATTTGCCAACCTGATTTCCTTTCACGTTCATCCTTCACCGTCCTGgttgcaaacttgaattttttgaattgtacaatatttttttatgttttattttcctttattttggaCTGTGGAATAATATTTCTTGTAATGCTTTGATGAGAAGTGTTAATGGCTACTAGCAGTTCTTGTAATGATTATGCGTTCTATCTGAAGGTGTTAATTTTTTACCATGTTAATTGAACTCTTGGAAATTACTACTAAGAATCTTATTGCCAATTCAAGCTTTCTGTTCTTTTTGGTGTAATCATGTTTTTGTAAGTGTGAAAGCATCTTCCAAATCCTATTTATATTGGTAGCTGTACTTAGACTGAACAACACATTATGAACTAATCAATTGTTGAGGAAAAATGGTTAATTTTGAGACATGATTTAAGAAGCACTACTTGTTTTGGTTAGTTAAAATTATATTTCGTAAAGAAATCACAATTGAAAtgagaaagggaaagaaaagacatatttgattggtttatatttccatatcaatatatatatatatatatatatatatgtatatgtatatgtttatGTCTTTTTCAGATTGTGCACTAAAAAAAGAATTTATGTAGTAAGAGTAAAAAAAGAAATCCTAACAAATCCATGAAAGAAATCATTACAAATTTATAGAAATCtataatataaattcataataatCTGTCAAAATCCATATGGAATTGTAgaatttattaaaatcctttgaAATTTGTCACTTAAAAGAGTCTATTAAAATCCTCTGAAATCCAAATTGACTACACACCCTTGGTGTAACGGATCGTGTTTTCGGTACATTGAAAAATATTTCCTACTAGTATTACGCAACCAGAAGCAAATAACatgatgtgcacgtgacaaCTTCAATAAAACTACATTTTAAGGACAACATGTGGATTTAAAACATGGTTTATAAAATTGAGATATATATAGTAAAGAAGCATCAATTTGGTCAAAGGGATTCACACAATATTGGAGAGATCAATTAGGAAGGAGTGTGTTTGTAGGAGAGGAAAACCAGCTACGAGCAAAACATATTTGAATTTCAACGTTGTGCGTTTCAAGGGTTAGCACATGCAAACAAGATTGTGCATTTTGGGTAATTTTTGGTTTCCACTTACCGACCAAACCTTATCTTTTCTTGTTTTGAACTGGCAGAGGATTTTCCTTAAACTTGGTCCTTTCGTTAAATATAAAACACCGACGTGGTAAACTGGTTGAGGACTCGTGACATCATGGCTTAGGTAATATGCATTGAATGCCAACATCGTGCGCCAACCCCTCGTCAAACCAAATTCTCAAAGATTCCAGGATCTTTTCTGACGTGGCTTCCTCTCATACTTCAACCACATGTAATGCTAAATTTGAGTAatgttatttatattatatttttgtaccatatttttatacaatTTTAGTTGACATTTAATGTGGACAACtatatcatttgaattaatcagatttttaaatttagttcattatttaatgaactaataattaataaaaactagttaattaaataatacaaggagtctttcttcttcattttcttgggttttgcaaatttttcaaatgatgtgactgtccacatcagatgccacctaagttggtatagaaatgtgatataaaaatatggtatgaattGCATTACTCGCTACATTTAACACATATTTGTATGATtgttattcataccatatttttatatcGCATTTCTATACCATATTAGGTGTCATCTGATGTGGACAATcatatcatttgaaaaatttgcaaaacccaaagaaaggaaggagaaagactcttcgtataccacaatcatatgattaattcaaatgatgtggctgtttACATCAAATGCCACAtaaggtggtatgaaaatgtggtacaaaaatatgTTATGAATATCATTACTCTTGTTTCTTTAATAGGAGTAATGTTAGGTAGATCAAATTTGTTGATCAATTTTGCAAGCAAAATGATGTGttaaaaaaagtacattaatcaatacttaaagAAGAGTCCTATCTTTATTATAAagataatacatatatatagtgaAAGTAGCATTTTTATTAAACTCCCCCAAAGTCGATTACTCGTTCCCGATGTGTATTTCTAATCATAAATCCCAGccatgagagattttttagtgttctCATAATACGGGGTGATACACTGTGTGTCACTATATAAGTGGTGAGAtacttatattaaaaaattaacaacttaaaaaataaaatatatcatcatttatataataacacgtaATATACCATCCGTGTTTGAGACAGAAAGAAATTTCTCTCAAAACTCGGCTTTCATGCTCACCTTAATTAACCACGTGTGTTTTTCTGTAGGAAATAAAATACCTTCTACATCCTCTGTGTTTTATCCTTATCTTGCCTCGGTGTCTTCTCACCGTCCATACCGCTTCTAGTTTCTGGTATTGGTGGAAACCGTCTTATACTTTGACCTTTGAATATTTTGACCTTCCCCTCCCTCGGACATGATATGCTACAGCTACAAAATTAATTCATTATTGCACCTTTGACTATCGTAGTAGTTCAACCTATATAAACACTTCCTCCCATTTGCCTTTTTCATTCACAGATTCAATCGGAACGTTTCCCACATCTTCCTTACTAGCTACTTACGCAGACAAGTCAGAACTCAGAAGAGAAAGTTcatatttgttatatatatagttttacacatatatatatcatcatcatcatgagTTACAGTTCGGAAGAAAGCGGGAGTACTCCATGCAGCACATCAAACAGAAAACTCAAGGGGGTGCGCCAACGAAAATGGGGCAAGTGGGTGTCCGAAATCCGAGTTCCGGGGACCCGAGACCGGCTTTGGTTAGGCACCTTCTGCACCGCAGAGGCGGCAGCGGTGGCTCGAGACGTTGGGTATTATTGCTTGCGTCGACCTTCCACGTTGGAAGGCCTTAACTTCCCGTTGATGTTACCGTCTTGTGTGAGGGATGATATGTCGCCCAGGTCGGTGCAGAAGGCAGCTTCGGATGCTGGCATGGCAGTGGATGCTCAGCTGATTGTCAACATGTCCCCGCCGCCGCAGCCAGCTGGAACTGGAAGCAATGCGGTTGAGACGACTGAGTTTTGGGAAAATGGTTATGTGGGAGAGACTTCGACTTTTACTTCTACTTCTATGAGCAGCTGGGGAGGAGGACATGGGTTTGGCAATGGCGGTGATCATCAGGGGTGCTTGAGCATTTCCGTTGAAGATTATGATCTCTAAATCTAATTATTAAGTGTCGTCAGTCAAAGTTAtacggttttttattttttattacaaatgaaATTTTGTACTAGTTTACTGGATAAATTTAAATTCAGATCGCGGTCTGGTGGAAGGGAAAGATCCTAACCATTATAGCAACCCATCACCGCTTGTAATTATGAGTTTGGTCCATGGAAGCTTTAGCAATGTTAGCAAAAAGTTATTAACTAGAACTATGCACGTGTTTGTGGGTAGATTTGGTAGAATATATATGTAGCATTGTATGACACTCACCGTAAGACTAAGTCCTGCTATGCCAAAGAAATGGAAACAGACTGGTTATGATTTACAATACGATTTTGACCTCCCAAAAAAGGAGTGGAGTTGCATCTTTTTAATATTGAAAAAGACGTAAGCTGAATTTGAGACCTCGTtataaggagagagagagagagagtggaaaacaaatcatgaaatttgaatGTACAAATAATGAACAAAtcatgaaaaaagaagaaaacaaattcAGAATTTCGTATGAATTCATTTAACTAACTGAATTATTTGAACGTACAAATAATGAACAAGTCATGTTTCAGATACTTTGTTGAATTCAACGATCCTCTATGGAAAAAGGCAACTGTCCTATGATGATTTGGAACCCAATTAACACTTCAATAAATTTTATGGTGAATTTCTAAACCATGTTTTAGTGCTGCAAATTGAGCATATATTTTAAATCCAacagaaaccctagaaaataGTGCGATTCTTTGTGCAACCGGTGACATCAAGTAACCACTATTCACGAAAAGACGATATACTAACATGGAAATCATTTATACTATCGGTGGTGCCACTGAAACAATATATTGGTTTCAAGAGAGTTTCTCTCCACAAAGTGACAATAATtgtttctttcctctttttgggttaaaactacaaatatttttctttacaaATAACTTAAGCATCATTCATAAGATAGTACAAAGATGCCCAGATGAACTAATCATCactcaaaaatgaaaattctgAAACAAATGTATACTTAATAAGAAGCGCTTGTTTGGATCGATGTTTGGCCGGAACATAGCTTCAAGATTGTTTCTCGATCTGCTGATTTCCTTCAACATCCCGCTGCCAATTTCGGAGGATCTGCTAACTTCCTTCAAGCTTAGATGTACTTGTTTGCACTGTGTTCCATTTTATGTTGGTCTTATACGGTTTGATTTACAATCATCTCCATGCATTTTATGTATGTACACAAAAAGGGGTAATTCAGATGAAGACGTTTTACACTCATGGAATCTGTTCTTACATACTTACAATCATGACATGACCCAAGGGAAAccaaaattgaaatttcaaaGAACTACTCAAAAGAAACCAACTTACCCGCCTGTTTTTCGAGTTTGAACTCCGCTAGAATTTGTAACAAAATCTTGTTCGAAATAGTCAAGGAAGAAAACAAGTGCCAAAATTTGAAGATTTTTTCTTCTGAGCCGAACCAAaacttaaaaattgaaaacaaaacggCACCAGTCACCACCATACAAGTAGGAGTTTCAAGAGAGCCATCCTTATACATAGGCCGTTCTTTGCTTGTCTGAAATAGGCAGCTCGTGGATCCCCATCAACATCCACGGTAATCTGCACGACATTCATCAAACAAATGCGATGCGtaataaaaaaagaaacttTTCTATCAAATTGATATACAGAATAAGCAAGCAGGAGGAGAGGCAGTACCAAAAACACAACCAAAAGAATCTCTGGTGCTTCTCTAAGCCAGAATGCTGAATTTCATCACCTGGGTTCAGTCGAGCATCATCGATTCATCATTCCTCATAGCTTTTATCTTCACAGCCCTTCTTCTCAACCCGTATAGTGATTCGAAAAACGAAGCATCTGCAGAAGAAAACAAACAGAACccagaaaacaaaatcaaattccTGAACAAAGTAACGACAGAACAGAAGAGAACAGCCACTGATCGATAGAAGAGTCGGAATTCTGAAAACGTGCCTGTAGTTCGTAAGCTATGAGTTTCGAGAACGTGCATGAGCAAGGAGAAGAACTAGTCCTTGTAGTCGAGAACCCCGTGAAGGGTCTTCGTAAAGCTAACACCTGTGGTTTTTTGTTGAAATTAATTCGACATTAATTTAAACTTAATAAACAGAAGATTAAAAGATTGAATTTTTGCAGCATCCCACCAAAACCCAGAGAGGAACAATGAATCGAGTTTcagagaaaggaaggaaatgaACTTACGCTGATGGAATAGGTGACGGTGGCGCGGGGACTGGCAGGGAGCTGCTGAGCCGCCTCCATGATGAGAAAGGTGGGGCGAGTCCCTTGGCCTCCCGCCTGAAACAACATCTTCTTTTACTGCAGAAGAGGACGAGGAGGaattgagtaaaaaaaaaaaaaatgtgatatccacacatctcattttacttatcacatacattttaataatttttatcctttgattttcttcaattcatctaatccgacggtcgaaaattaaaaaggtgtgtaagaagtaaaatgaggtgtgtggatatcacaccacTAAAAAAAACTCTGCCTTCCCTCTAGAATTTTGACTGTTTGAAGTACAAATTTCCACCAAAAGCATGCCAATGCCATACAATTATCAATTTatccatttttctctctctttgggAAAAATTGGGCCCAAATATGGTAAAGTCCAATCAAAGAGACCCTTCTTTCTCATCATATTGATAATAAATAGATATCGTGTGTGTAGaaaccactgttctaaaaatcgacCTAGGCGATGGGCGGCGGAGCACCGCCCAGATTTTGGGCAAGGCATCATGAAAAATTGGCTGGAAGCTAGGCGGGTTAGGCGGCTGGGCGGAGTTAGGAAGCTAggcgtttttatttttatttttatttttattctaaCTTAAGTTCCCTTTTTCCCTCGTGTCCAATCCCCTATTAGCGTAATTTTCTAAACATAAGTTTCTTTTGTTCTGCTTTCTGCATCTATCTCGATATCTCGTCATCTTCGACTCTTCGACCGTCCCACTCTCGAATGATCGAATCCTTTGATGGGCATCATCTCTTGACTTCTTTACTGGGCATATCATCTCGCCTCTCCAGATTTCCACGGTCCACCACTCTCATTTAAGTCATTTCCACGATCTCCACCTCTTGCAGCAGTTGCATACTTGTAGGTTAGCATTTTCCATATTTTATTCGAAAATCTAATTGATATTTGATGCTAATTGCGATGATTTGCTGCTCTGCAATCTGCATTGATGATTTGATATATAATATTGAATCTTTGCAAGGAATCGAGATGCCCAGCAGCTCAAGTGAATCTCACTagtttttttcagatttttttttatgcaacATCTGTAATCTGGGACTGGGAGTAAATTCTAATTATATAGACATTATATTGTGGTGAACCGTGAACTGATTCATGAATCAGATTCATACCAAATTAATACAATTAGACTACATTTAGTATTTGCCCCTAATTGATTGATTGGatttctagttttttttcttttcattttctttatttagttTTGGgtcttattttttctttcgatTGTGTTAGTTTTCTCAATGGGGTGTCTGATGTGTGGATTGAGTGGTTGCATTAAACACTGTTTGATTGTGCAGTCATATGTTTCGATTATCAGCAGTTAACACTATTCAATTATGTAGTCATAGTTTAGTTAAGAGAAGGATTAGAGTTCCCAATTTGATTTGAATGAGTTGCATACCAATATACCACGCATCAATGTGGTTGAGCagtgtatttataaatttataacacATGAGGATTACATTAGTAAGAGTCAATCtattagacgatatggggtgactgatgctgcatatggaCATTAGAGGCGGATAGTTCCCTAGAGCCTAGGAGGAGTTCTAGAAATGTTGAAGTAAGAGAGCTTCATGAAGAAGATTTTGTATCGGATGAGGACacggaagaagaaggagatgatgaagaagaaattgaGTTCGAGTCCGACATAGAGAGAGTCTTGGAAGGACGTGGAGAAGAAGAGATCGAGGCCTAGCTTTAAAACTGTGCAAGTATCTTATATCCTTATccctttcatttttcattttatgtgtaatgtgtttaaactttaaattgtgaacttgttgGATACATGTTATCCAAGAACACTCATTTTGATTATATGCTTAATGTACTTTTAATTTATAAGTTTGTTGGATACTCAGTAAAACAACTTTCATGTGCTTTTAATTTGTAAGTTTTTTATATGCTCAATGACAATGTGCTTATATGCTCAATGACAATGTGCTTTTAAATTGGAAGTTTGTTGGATGCTTATTGCATATAAGTATTACCAAGAACATTCATTTTGATTGTAAGCTTGATGGATACTTGTTGCCTTGTTGGATACatattaggggtgggcacttagaaccgaaaaccgaaaccgaaacacgaaccaaatcgaaccacaccgaatggtttggttttgcggttttggaacgattttggttttgaaaccgaaccgcaacatagaaaacggtttggtttcggttttgacttttgaaaactgcaccgaaaccgaaccgcaccgcaaatattaacaaacatttaattaaatgtccatataaaatttcatgttttaattggttgtttgttagaatccatgcacttagtatggactcaaccacactagaatatcatcattcatcactttctttcgttcattaacttgaaggacctttgttattttataccatcacacacacacacacacacacacacacacacacatatatgtacaagggtggactaatcttgttatcaagagttgAATAATGATCTAATGAAAtccactcatttgaagcatgatatcacatattctagtatgAAAGTTTCACTCacgtttaatgaattcaaagttattcaaTTTGTATTATGTTATACCTTGTACGGGACACCCTTTtgctgcacaaacatgttttaacatcacaattgcatgcaacatgctaattgtttatataacaaatgtctttttcctATTGCTACTGGGAAATGCTTATCAATATGTTAAATtacaaattgtacatttttttcttaaaaaccaaaccgaaaccgttggaaaccgcaccgaaccgaaccaaacggtttggtttcatttcggttttggcttcaaaaccgcaccgaaccaaaccgcaaaaaaattcggtttcggttttggtttcactcaaaaccgcaccgaaccaaaccgtgcccacccctaatacATATATCATCCAAAAACACTCATATTGATTACATGGTTAATGTGTTTTCAAATTGTAAGCTTGTTGGATACATGTACTTTATGTAATCTCTACTTATTTAcacgatatacaataaatttacctaaatccgtctAGGCCCCACCTAACCGCCTAGCGCTTTTTTGAACCTTGGTTCTCTTTAACCAATATCTCGATTTCAAACAATTCTTGAGCTTTGAACTCCATTTCTGACtaaaaattcaaaactttggACTCCATTTCTGACTGAAAGTTCAGAAGTTCTGAACTTTCACTCAGAAATGGAGGCCAAAGTTCTGAACTTTCTCTCGGAaatggaattcaaatttttgaacTTTCAGTCAGAAATGGAGTCCAAAGTTTTAAATTTTCAGTCAGAAATGAAGTCCAAAGTTCTGAACGTTCACTCAGAAATGGAGGCCAAAGTTCTGAACTTTCTCTCGGAAATGGAATCCAAATTTCTAAACTTTCAATCAGAAATGGAGTCCAATTCCAATGCTCAGGAATTGTTTGAAATCGAGATATTGATTAAAGAGAACATAAGGGAGGTTGGTGGCGGTAAGGAGAAATGGTTGCTGGGAACTAAGCAATTTGTTAGGGGGAAGGACCCTCCCAAAATCACTCTGGATTTACATGAGACAACGATCTTGATTGCTTTGATGATAAGTGCAGTGTATATAGGATCTGATTCTCGATCATGGCACGGAAACAATGACTTGCCGTGAAGTTGAAAATGTTCGTCAAAATACTTACATACTACATATAAAAAATCTAACGCTTTTGATAATCAAATCTTACCCGTGACACTGAAGAGTACGTAACATTGAAGGTGGAccctaaaataataataaaacgaaaaacccaaaaatgaaATACGCAAAAAATTTGAATAGGAAAAAGCACAATCTAATACATGAAAAAAATGTTTACCATATGGTTGTTACAATGAAGAAAGAATGGATGAGAGGTTTGACACCTTATCTCATCTCGGTGAAATGGGAGGAGGCTGGTTAAACTGAAGAATAAATGAGAAAGGATGCGGGTGGACTCCGGGGAGAGAGTTGGTGGAGTTGGCGTCGACCTGCGCTTTGAGCTGGTGGTGGCGACGGCGCAGCAGCAGAGCTAAGTAaggaaggagggagagagagagagtgtggtgTGTTTTGGGCTTTCTTAATTGGAACGTTGGGCTTCAATTTCAATCTTCTCATCATCCAACGGTAACAAGTAAGTGGCCCGGAAAATGCACCCTTTTTTTGGGTATtttattgggtaaattacattttactccCTCATTCATGTGatcgatttcaattccttataacatctttaaaacattttaatttcatacatttacttatcattttatttcaatttcatatatccgttagaaaatctgttaagtaaaccattaagtgatgacgtggtaAATATGAGATCCACATTTTTACTGACGTGGTTGCAAAATTTGTGGCACAtgacaaacatttttttttat includes:
- the LOC103428909 gene encoding ethylene-responsive transcription factor ERF019-like, encoding MSYSSEESGSTPCSTSNRKLKGVRQRKWGKWVSEIRVPGTRDRLWLGTFCTAEAAAVARDVGYYCLRRPSTLEGLNFPLMLPSCVRDDMSPRSVQKAASDAGMAVDAQLIVNMSPPPQPAGTGSNAVETTEFWENGYVGETSTFTSTSMSSWGGGHGFGNGGDHQGCLSISVEDYDL